Within Corallococcus exiguus, the genomic segment GGCGACCCGGTGTACCCGTTCTACCGCCGCTACGTGTCCTCCTCCGAGCCGCTGGAGCGCCGGCTGCGCATGCACTTCGCGCCGGTGAGCCCGGGAGCGAAGGGGGCGTGGAACCGCGCGGGCGCGGAGGGGCTCTACGACGAATTGATCGCGCAGGCGGACGCGCAGGTGGGGACGCTGCTGGACGCGCTGCGGGCCTCCGGGCGCTACGACGACGCGCTCATCGTGCTGATGTCCGACCACGGCGAGAGCTTCCACGCGGACCGGCCGGACCTGGCGGGCGCGACGTCCGTGCACGGCGCCCGGCTGGGCGACGAGGAGAACCGCATCCTGCTCGCGGTGAAGATGCCTGGCGGCCGTGGCGCGGGCCCGGCGCAGGTGGACGCGCTGGCGCGGCTGGTGGACGTGGGCCCCACGCTGCTGGAGCTGTCCGGTCTGTCCGCGCTGCCGGAGTCTGACGGGGCGTCGCTCGGGCCGCTGTTGCGTGGCGAGGCGCGTCCGCTCACGCCGCTGTACGCGGAGACGGGCTACACGCACGTGAGCCCGGAGGTGTTCGACCCGGGCCACTGGCCGGGCGCGCCGCGCACCTTCGACGCGTACCGCTTGCGCCCGGACGGCGTGGTGGAGATGGGGGACGACGCGGGCACGGCGGTGCTGCGCGAGAAGGACACCGGCGCCTTCGACGGCCAGCGCTGGGTGGTGGACCGGCCGCAGGCGGATGGCAGCGTGCGCCGCACCTGCATGGGTGACTGTGAAGGGGCGGACGCGCGAGCGCTGGCGGACTGGCTGGACGACGCGACGGAGCGCGCACCGGAGTCCGCCTCACGTAGAGTCGCCGGCCATGTCGACGACCGAAACGACTCGCGGCCTCCAGGAAACGTACGCCCCCCACAACGCCTGCTTCGGGTGTGGCCCGGCCAACCCCAAGGGGCTGCGCATCCGCAGCCGCGTGGAGGGTGACCTCGTCGTCGCGGACTGGACGCCGGAGGAGCACCACCAGGCGTTCCCGGGCGTGCTCAACGGCGGCATCATCGGCGCGCTGCTGGACTGCCACTGCAACTGGACGGCGGCGTACCACCTGATGAAGGCGCAGGGCGCGGCCACCCCGCCGTGCACCGTCACCGCCGACTACGCCATCGTGCTCAAGCGCCCCACGCCCATGGGCCCCGTGCACCTGTCCGCGAAGCCCGTGTCCATCGAGGGCGACCGCGTCGTCGTGGAGGGCACCCTCACCGGCGAGAATGGCAAGGTGACGGCCACCTGCCGGGGCACCTTCGTCGCCGTGAAGGAAGGCCACCCCGCGTACCACCGCTGGTAGGCCCCAAAAAACGCCTCGGGCCCCGTCACCAGCCTCTTCGTGAGAGGCGGCACGGGGCCCGTGGGGTGAAGCGAAAGCGGTGTGACTACTTGCCGGCGGCGAGCATGCGGGCGTGGTGCGCCGCGGTCTCGTTGGGCTCGCCGGGGTCGCGCAGCCGGTGCACCTGGTTGCCGATCTTGTCCTGCAGCAGCATCAGACCGTCCAGCACCTGCTCCGGGCGCGGCGGGCAGCCGGGGATGTAGACGTCCACCGGGATGATGCGGTCGATGCCCTGGAGCACCGCGTAGTTGTCGTAGAAGCCGCCGGAGGACGCGCACACGCCGAAGGACACGACCCACTTGGGCTCGGTCATCTGCTCGTAGACGCGCTTGAGGATGGGGGCCTGCTTCAGGTTGATGGTGCCCACCACCATCAGCAGGTCCGCCTGGCGCGGCGAGAAGCGCGGGAACTCCGCGCCGAAGCGCGAGATGTCGTGGCGGCTGGCGGCCACGGACATGTACTCCATGCCGCAGCACGCGGTGGCGTACGGGTAGGTGAACAGCGAGTACTTGCGGGCCCAGCCCAGGCCCTTGGACACCAGCTTCTGGAAGAAGCCCATGGCTTCGTCCCGGCGGGTGGTCATGATCGGCGCGATGTCGGTGTCAGCCATGGTGATGTCTCAGCTCTCCCAGTCGAGAGCGCCCTTCTTCCAGACGTAGATAAGGCCCACGAGCAGGGTCGACGCGAAAACCAGCATCTCCACGTAGCCGAACCAGCCGAGCGCCTGGAAGTTCACTGCCCAGGGGTACAGGAACACCGCTTCCACGTCGAACACGATGAAGAGCAGTGCGATGACGTAGAACTTCACGGCGAAGCGCTGGCGAGCGGGACCGCTCGACTCGGAGCCTGCTTCGAAGGGGGCCGACTTGGTGCTGCTCGGGCGCTTGGGGCCCAGCCGGGTGGTGACCTGGGGGATGAGCATCCCCAGGACACCGGCCAGCAGGAGCACCACCGCCATCGGCAGGTACGGGGCGAGGGGTGTTGTCATCGGGCGCGGACCCTAACGACACCGCTGGCGTCGTGTCAAAGGGAAACACCCCCGCGCCGGGCCCGCCAACCCCTTGAGAAGACGGCCGAAACCGCGCTGCCCGGACGCCTGCTCCCGGACGGGCGGTGGATCAGCGGGCGCCCGTGTCCGCCCCGCGGCTCCTGGGCCTGGACCGGGGCCCGTTTGACGCTGTGGGGAAACCACGCCTAGCGTCTGCGGGCTGTCCTTTCTGCCTTCATCGCCTGGGGAGTCGTCGACATGTGGGGCCGGCTGACCTTGCGGATGCAGGTGGCGATCGCGGTGCTGCTTCCGTGCCTCGCGGTGGTGTTCTTCACCGGGGTGTACTTCCCCGCGCGGCAGAAGGCGGCGGGCCTGGAAGTGCTCGCCGGCAGGGCGGTGACGCTGGGGACGCTGGTGGTGCGGCACCCCTCGCTCGCGCTGCCTGAAACGGCGCCGGACGCCCGCGCGCGCCGCGACGAGGTCTTCAACCAGGTCGAATCCGGCGGCTTCACGCTGACGTTCCAGGAGCTGTCCCGCGCGGACGGCACCGTGATCGCCGTGCGCGGCCAGGTGCCGGAAGGGTCCCTTCAGCCGAAGGAGCTCAAGCCGGGGGCGTGCACGGTGGCTCGGCTGACGGATTCGGATCAGGTCGTGGTGCGCTGTGAGAGCAATGGCCTCGTGTACCGCGCGGGCTTCGGCACCCACGAGGTGAAGGCGGCTCTGGAGGCGACGGAGGGCTATTCGCTCATGGGCTATCTGGGCGCCGCGGTGCTGGGCCTGGGGCTGGCGGTCATCATCAGCCGCGCCATCGCCGACCCCGTGTCGCGCGTCACGCAGGTGGCGCGTGAGGTGGCCCGGGGCGACGTCTTCCGGGGCGAGCTGGACGTGTCCGCCGCTGGCGAGGTGCGGCAGATGGCCACCTCCTTCAACGAGATGCTGAGCACGCTGCGCTCCACGGTGATGGAGCTCGTCACCCGCACCGAGCAGCTGTCCAGCGCGTCGCGCGGGTTGATGGGGGCCTCCGCGGATCAGGAGCACGTCATCAGCCAGCAGGCTGCGTACGCGCAGCAGATCGCCGCCACGTTCGAGGAGCTCTCCCGCACCGCCGAGCAGATCTCCTCGTCCACGGAGGTGGTGGAGTCCAGCGCGCGGCGCACCCATGACGCGGTGGCGGAGGCCATGGCGGTGGTGGCGCAGGTGGTGGGCGGCATCAACGACATCCGCACGGAGTCCAAGGGCGTGGCGGACGCCATCGTGGGGCTGAACAAGGACCTGCAGCAGGTCTCCAAGATCGCCCAGGTCATCAACCAGGTGGCGGAGCGCAGCGACCTGCTGGCGCTCAACGCGGCGCTGGAGGGCACCAAGGCGGGCGACGTGGGCCGGGGCTTCTCCCTGGTGGCCGCGGAGATGCGCAAGCTGGCGGAGAACGTGTCCGTGTCCGCGCGCGACATCGCCCGCATCGTGGAGAAGGTGCAGGACTCCGGCGAGGAGGCCGCGTCCAAGGCCCGCGTGGGCATGGCGACCAGCGACCGGGGCGTGGAGGTGGCCGAGCAGGCCTCCGCCGTCTTCCTGCGCATCGTGGAGCTGGCGCGCGGCACCAGCGAGGCGGCGCGTCAAATCACCATCGCCACCCGCCAGCAGCGTCAGTCCAGCGAGCAGGCGGTGCAGGGCGCGCGCAACGTGGCGGACCTGGTGAAGCAGGGCGTGGACGCCACCGGCCGCACCACGCGCATCGCCCAGGACCTCCAGGCCGTGGCCGAAGGCCTCACCGCGGTGACGAGCCGCTTCAAGGCCCAGCCCCGGCCGTAGTCAGACGGGCCGGGACGAAGGCGCGCGGGCGCGCAGCTTCTGGAACAGCTCCGGGGACATGGCCGCGACGCCCAGGCGGTGGTCGGGCGCCACCGCCTCGCCGTGGAAGTCACTGCCGAAGGTGGGCACCAGGTCGAGCTCCGCCGCGAGCGCCAGGTACTTCTGCCGCACCGAGGGGTTGTGGTCCACGCTGAGGATCTCCAGGCCGGAGAGGCCCGCCTTCGCCAGCGCTTGAATCTCCGAGCGCTCCATCTTGGAGGAGCTGGGGTGGGCCAGCGTCGCGGTGCCGCCCGCGTTGCGGATGAGCCGGATGGCCTCCGCGCCGTCCAGCTTGAAGCGCTCCACCCACGCCGCGCGGCCCGTGCCCAGGAAGCGGTCGAACGCGGCCTTCACGTCGATGCACCAGCCCTGATCCACCAGCACCCGCGCCAGGTGGGGCCGCCCCAGCTGCGCGTCCCCGGCCACCTTGCGCACCTGCTCCATGCGCACCGGGAAGCCCAGCTCCCGCAGACGGGCCACCATGGCCTCCATGCGGTGGGTGCGCTCGTCGCGCAGCCGGTCCGCGAAGCGCGCGAGGTCCGGGTCCTCCGGGCGCAGGAAGTGGCCCAGGATGTGGGCCTCCTTGCCGTAGACGAAGGCGGACAGCTCGATGCCGGGCACCAGCTCGACACCATGCGTTGCGGCGGCCTGCCGGGCTTCATGGAGCCCTGCCACCGTGTCGTGGTCCGTCACGGCCAGGACGGTGACTCCCGCGGCGGCGGCTCTCGCCACCAGCTCCGAGGGCGGGTACTGGCCGTCACTGGCGGTGGTGTGCGAATGCAGGTCGATCACGGCGGTGGAACCCTCCGGAGGGCGGCGAGGCGGGCACTCTTACGCCATGTCCCCATGGGAAGGGGCCGGAAGAGCGGGCCCTGTGTGAATCCGCACGGCGAGGGGTTTGTTCCTGTCCGGTGGCGGCCCCAAGGGAGGGCGGGGCTGGAGCCGGGCCTCCCCTTGGCAGGCCGGCGGTGCTAGATCGCCGCGCCATGGCCAAGACGACCCCGACCCCGAAGAAGTCCACCCTTCGCGCCGCCTACGCGAACGCGCGCAAGGCGGATCCGCGCCCCATCACCGGCAAGGAGAAGCCGGCGGAGCTGCTCGCGCACGCGTTCAGCGCCTACGTGGGCCGCCAGGAGCGCACCGCGTTCGAGCTGATGCAGCAGTCCGTGCAGCAGGACGCGTCCATCTTCCTCACGCTGTCGGGTGCCATGACGCCCGCGGGCCTGCACCAGTCCTGCCTCATCCCGCTGGTGGAGAAGGGCATCATCTCCGCCATCACCACCACGGGCGCCAACCTCTACCACGACGCCCACCGCATCATCGGCCACGGCATCCGCGAGGTG encodes:
- a CDS encoding PaaI family thioesterase, which gives rise to MSTTETTRGLQETYAPHNACFGCGPANPKGLRIRSRVEGDLVVADWTPEEHHQAFPGVLNGGIIGALLDCHCNWTAAYHLMKAQGAATPPCTVTADYAIVLKRPTPMGPVHLSAKPVSIEGDRVVVEGTLTGENGKVTATCRGTFVAVKEGHPAYHRW
- a CDS encoding NADH-quinone oxidoreductase subunit B is translated as MADTDIAPIMTTRRDEAMGFFQKLVSKGLGWARKYSLFTYPYATACCGMEYMSVAASRHDISRFGAEFPRFSPRQADLLMVVGTINLKQAPILKRVYEQMTEPKWVVSFGVCASSGGFYDNYAVLQGIDRIIPVDVYIPGCPPRPEQVLDGLMLLQDKIGNQVHRLRDPGEPNETAAHHARMLAAGK
- a CDS encoding NADH-quinone oxidoreductase subunit A; amino-acid sequence: MTTPLAPYLPMAVVLLLAGVLGMLIPQVTTRLGPKRPSSTKSAPFEAGSESSGPARQRFAVKFYVIALLFIVFDVEAVFLYPWAVNFQALGWFGYVEMLVFASTLLVGLIYVWKKGALDWES
- a CDS encoding methyl-accepting chemotaxis protein, yielding MWGRLTLRMQVAIAVLLPCLAVVFFTGVYFPARQKAAGLEVLAGRAVTLGTLVVRHPSLALPETAPDARARRDEVFNQVESGGFTLTFQELSRADGTVIAVRGQVPEGSLQPKELKPGACTVARLTDSDQVVVRCESNGLVYRAGFGTHEVKAALEATEGYSLMGYLGAAVLGLGLAVIISRAIADPVSRVTQVAREVARGDVFRGELDVSAAGEVRQMATSFNEMLSTLRSTVMELVTRTEQLSSASRGLMGASADQEHVISQQAAYAQQIAATFEELSRTAEQISSSTEVVESSARRTHDAVAEAMAVVAQVVGGINDIRTESKGVADAIVGLNKDLQQVSKIAQVINQVAERSDLLALNAALEGTKAGDVGRGFSLVAAEMRKLAENVSVSARDIARIVEKVQDSGEEAASKARVGMATSDRGVEVAEQASAVFLRIVELARGTSEAARQITIATRQQRQSSEQAVQGARNVADLVKQGVDATGRTTRIAQDLQAVAEGLTAVTSRFKAQPRP
- a CDS encoding PHP domain-containing protein, producing the protein MIDLHSHTTASDGQYPPSELVARAAAAGVTVLAVTDHDTVAGLHEARQAAATHGVELVPGIELSAFVYGKEAHILGHFLRPEDPDLARFADRLRDERTHRMEAMVARLRELGFPVRMEQVRKVAGDAQLGRPHLARVLVDQGWCIDVKAAFDRFLGTGRAAWVERFKLDGAEAIRLIRNAGGTATLAHPSSSKMERSEIQALAKAGLSGLEILSVDHNPSVRQKYLALAAELDLVPTFGSDFHGEAVAPDHRLGVAAMSPELFQKLRARAPSSRPV